One segment of Bradyrhizobium sp. WD16 DNA contains the following:
- a CDS encoding sigma-54 dependent transcriptional regulator, with amino-acid sequence MANEILIVDDEADIRDLVAGILEDEGFVTRTARDSDQALQEIANRRPGLVFLDIWLQGSKLDGLQLLEQIKRDHPELPVVMISGHGNIETAVAAIKRGAYDFIEKPFKADRLILVATRALENSRLKREVRELKQLAPVSSTLIGHSPCVNQLRQSIERAAKANSRIMIVGPAGAGKELAARTMHTMSARAEGPFVVINAAAITPDRMEAELFGIENTEEGRRKSGALEDAHGGTLFIDEVADMPRETQSKILRVLVDQTFQRVGGTSKVSVDVRIVSSTARNLETEIAEGRFREDLYHRLSVVPIRVPPLSERREDIPELITYFMDQISTATGLPKRQIGEDAMAVLQSHVWPGNIRQLRNNVERVMILAGGDAEAAISADMLPQDVGSMVPAMPTSNNGEHIMGLPLREAREVFERDYLIAQISRFSGNISRTAEFVGMERSALHRKLKALGVG; translated from the coding sequence ATGGCCAATGAAATTCTGATTGTCGACGACGAGGCGGACATCCGCGATCTCGTCGCCGGTATCCTCGAGGACGAGGGCTTCGTGACGCGCACGGCGCGCGACAGCGACCAGGCGCTGCAGGAGATCGCCAACCGGCGGCCGGGCCTGGTGTTTCTCGACATCTGGCTGCAGGGCAGCAAGCTCGACGGCCTGCAGCTGCTCGAGCAGATCAAGCGCGACCACCCCGAACTGCCGGTGGTGATGATCTCCGGCCACGGCAACATCGAGACTGCGGTGGCCGCCATCAAGCGCGGCGCCTACGACTTCATCGAGAAACCGTTCAAGGCGGACCGGCTGATCCTGGTGGCGACGCGGGCGCTGGAGAATTCACGTCTCAAGCGTGAGGTCCGCGAACTCAAGCAGCTCGCGCCGGTGTCGTCGACGCTGATCGGTCATTCGCCCTGCGTCAATCAGCTGCGCCAGAGCATCGAGCGCGCCGCCAAGGCCAACAGCCGCATCATGATCGTCGGCCCCGCGGGCGCCGGCAAGGAGCTCGCGGCGCGAACCATGCATACGATGTCGGCCCGCGCCGAAGGGCCGTTCGTCGTCATCAACGCCGCCGCGATCACGCCGGATCGCATGGAGGCCGAGCTGTTCGGCATCGAGAATACCGAGGAGGGCAGGCGCAAGTCGGGGGCGCTCGAAGACGCCCATGGCGGCACGCTGTTCATCGACGAAGTCGCCGACATGCCGCGCGAGACCCAGAGCAAGATCCTGCGGGTCCTCGTCGACCAGACCTTCCAGCGGGTCGGCGGCACCAGCAAGGTCAGCGTCGATGTCCGCATCGTCTCGTCGACCGCGCGCAACCTCGAGACCGAGATCGCCGAAGGCCGTTTCCGCGAGGATCTCTACCACCGCCTGTCGGTGGTGCCGATCCGGGTGCCGCCGCTGTCCGAGCGGCGCGAGGACATTCCGGAGCTGATTACCTACTTCATGGATCAGATCTCGACCGCCACCGGTCTGCCCAAGCGCCAGATCGGCGAGGATGCGATGGCCGTGCTGCAGTCCCATGTCTGGCCCGGCAACATCCGCCAGCTCCGCAACAACGTGGAACGGGTGATGATCCTCGCCGGCGGCGACGCCGAGGCGGCGATTTCCGCCGACATGCTGCCGCAGGACGTCGGCTCCATGGTTCCGGCCATGCCGACCTCGAACAACGGCGAGCACATCATGGGGCTGCCGTTGCGCGAGGCCCGCGAGGTGTTCGAGCGCGACTATCTGATCGCCCAGATCAGCCGGTTCTCGGGCAACATCTCGCGCACCGCGGAATTCGTCGGCATGGAGCGCTCGGCGCTGCATCGCAAGCTCAAGGCGCTCGGCGTCGGCTGA
- a CDS encoding PAS domain-containing sensor histidine kinase: protein MTTAETSAATFDHSFGEPRGWSLRRLLVPLAVGLALLSAFLTFVVLTELTPIRATDRVVTTFLAINTGTILMLVAIIVREIWKVIQARRRGRAAARLHVQIVALFSFIAVLPAVLVSIVANVTIDRGLDRLFSVRTRAVIENSLIVANAYLHEHGQLIRGDIIGMASDIARARPLFDQDRASFRELLTSDAAARNLPGAMLIDKDRNVLETAQTGIVQNFTTPAPEFLQNVGDDEPQIAVFVEGNYVAAVIRLRAFTDTFLYVARLLDPRVVAQLRQTQESVAIYSALEAKRLGIQVAFALMFTVIALTVLMSAVLIGLNFANWLVAPIRRLMGAASLVSTGDLHVQVPVNRSEGDLARLGETFNKMTQELRTQRDELVGASEVIDSRRRFIEAVLSSASAGIIGIDAADKIGILNRSAEKLIGHSESETLGRPLSEIIPELNELMATAREGAQRMVQGEITVTRNDRERNLSVRISAEHNSASRDSYIITLDDITELVTAQRTSAWGDVARRIAHEIKNPLTPIQLSAERIRRKFGKVIIEDKPIFEQCTDTIVRQVDDIRRMVDEFSRFARMPKPVMEPEDVADTVRQVVFLMRVGHPDIEIEAEIKEDPMPARFDRRLISQGLQNIIKNAAEAIGAVPPDVLGRGRIDVIAGRDGDDVVIDVVDNGIGLPKESRSRLLEPYVTTREKGTGLGLAIVGRVLEDHGGRIELNDASNLRPGARGAWMRLRFAASGHAAGTASAEAKAESALEQKQA, encoded by the coding sequence ATGACTACGGCAGAAACGTCGGCAGCCACCTTCGATCACTCGTTTGGAGAGCCGCGTGGCTGGTCGCTGCGCCGGCTGCTGGTGCCGTTGGCCGTCGGCCTCGCCCTGCTGTCGGCCTTCCTGACCTTCGTGGTCCTCACCGAACTGACCCCGATCCGGGCCACCGACCGCGTCGTCACCACCTTCCTGGCCATCAACACCGGCACCATCCTGATGCTGGTCGCGATCATCGTCCGGGAAATCTGGAAGGTGATCCAGGCCCGCCGGCGCGGCCGCGCCGCCGCCCGGCTGCATGTCCAGATCGTCGCGCTGTTCTCGTTCATCGCCGTGCTGCCGGCCGTGCTGGTGTCGATCGTCGCCAACGTCACCATCGACCGCGGCCTCGACCGCCTGTTCTCGGTCCGTACCCGGGCGGTCATCGAGAATTCGCTGATCGTCGCCAACGCCTATCTGCACGAACACGGTCAGCTTATCCGCGGCGACATCATCGGCATGGCCAGCGACATCGCGCGGGCGCGGCCGCTGTTCGATCAGGACCGGGCCTCGTTCCGCGAACTTCTCACCTCGGACGCGGCGGCGCGCAACCTGCCGGGCGCCATGCTGATCGACAAGGACCGCAACGTGCTGGAGACGGCCCAGACCGGCATCGTCCAGAACTTCACCACGCCGGCCCCGGAATTCCTGCAGAACGTCGGCGACGACGAGCCGCAGATCGCGGTGTTCGTCGAGGGCAATTACGTCGCGGCGGTGATCCGTCTGCGCGCCTTCACCGACACCTTCCTCTATGTGGCGCGCCTGCTCGATCCGCGGGTGGTGGCCCAGTTGCGCCAGACCCAGGAGAGCGTCGCGATCTATTCGGCGCTCGAGGCCAAGCGCCTCGGCATCCAGGTGGCCTTCGCCCTGATGTTCACGGTGATTGCGCTGACGGTGCTGATGTCCGCGGTGCTGATCGGACTGAATTTCGCCAACTGGCTGGTTGCACCGATCCGGCGGCTGATGGGCGCCGCGAGCCTGGTCTCGACCGGCGACCTGCACGTCCAGGTGCCGGTCAACCGGTCCGAAGGCGATCTCGCCCGGCTCGGCGAGACCTTCAACAAGATGACCCAGGAGCTGCGCACCCAGCGCGACGAACTGGTCGGCGCCAGCGAGGTGATCGACAGCCGTCGGCGCTTCATCGAGGCGGTGCTGTCCTCGGCGAGCGCCGGCATCATCGGTATCGACGCGGCCGACAAGATCGGCATCCTCAACCGCTCGGCGGAGAAGCTGATCGGCCATTCCGAATCGGAGACGCTCGGCCGGCCGCTGTCGGAAATCATTCCCGAACTCAACGAGCTGATGGCCACGGCGCGCGAAGGCGCGCAGCGCATGGTGCAGGGCGAGATCACCGTTACCCGCAACGACCGCGAGCGGAACCTGTCGGTGCGGATCAGCGCCGAGCACAACAGCGCCTCGCGCGACAGCTACATCATCACCCTCGACGACATCACTGAACTCGTGACCGCCCAGCGCACCTCGGCCTGGGGCGACGTCGCCCGCCGCATCGCCCACGAGATCAAGAATCCGCTGACCCCGATCCAGCTCTCGGCCGAGCGTATCCGGCGCAAGTTCGGCAAGGTGATCATCGAGGACAAGCCGATCTTCGAGCAGTGCACCGACACCATCGTCCGGCAGGTCGACGACATCCGCCGCATGGTCGACGAATTCTCGCGCTTCGCCCGCATGCCGAAGCCGGTGATGGAGCCGGAGGATGTCGCCGATACGGTGCGCCAGGTGGTGTTCCTGATGCGGGTCGGCCATCCGGACATCGAGATCGAGGCGGAGATCAAGGAAGACCCGATGCCGGCGCGGTTCGACCGCCGGCTGATCTCCCAGGGATTGCAGAACATCATCAAGAATGCCGCCGAGGCGATCGGCGCGGTGCCGCCGGACGTGCTCGGCCGCGGCCGCATCGACGTCATCGCCGGCCGCGACGGCGACGACGTCGTCATCGACGTTGTCGACAACGGAATCGGCCTACCCAAAGAAAGTCGTTCGCGACTGCTGGAGCCGTATGTCACGACGCGCGAGAAGGGAACGGGCCTTGGTCTTGCCATCGTCGGGCGCGTATTGGAGGACCACGGCGGGCGCATCGAACTCAACGATGCGTCGAATCTGCGTCCCGGCGCCAGAGGCGCCTGGATGCGACTGCGGTTTGCAGCTTCGGGACATGCCGCCGGCACCGCGTCCGCCGAAGCAAAAGCCGAATCGGCTTTGGAACAGAAGCAGGCATGA